CTACTGAAGTATATTTGTGAAACCTGATAAAGTTAAGTACCCTTGAAGATGAACCTACTCAAGTACTCATAAGTTTCATATGGACAACCTAAATGTTTGACTGCCTTTTCTTACCGGGGTGCATATTAGACCTTTTTCAATGTCATATTCATAATTAGCAAATCTGCAGTGGCAGGTATACTCATCAATCTCCCTTGGGTACTTGATTGTGGCATGATCGAAGGGAAAATGTCAAAATAGTTTTATGCAGCACCTTCGCCTCGGTTTTTGCTTTCTTCGAAATAACTAAATGGTGTTTGACCGTAATAAAACGTTTTGAATTTGTACCAAACTTCTTTCTTATTTCCTTGTTTTATGTTGCCTGAAGGTTAGCAAATTCATTTGTATTTTCCAGGTTGAGGATGCTGTAAACCGTGCCACCGACAACACAAGTGCTGCACAGGAATCAGATATTTTGTCATTTCGTGCTCAGCTTGGTCCTCTAACTACGGTGAGGATTTGTGATTGATCTGCATTAGATGTTGTTACTGATAGTCATTCTCAGTCTTTGACCTGAAAATAAATCGGAACTTTCAGATTCTGCTTTGCATTGATGTTGCTGCAACTTCTGCTAGGTCAGGAGAGATGTGTcgatttcttcttgatgaagTAAGCGTTGCAACTTGTGCACTTCTACATCTTGAGACTCTCACTGTTAGTGCGGTATCTAATTTGTCATGAATATTTCTTCATTCTGTTCTGTTGTAGACTTTCTAGTGGAGTGATGGGTTTCCTACAGATAATTTTTTGGGGAGCTTCGTGGAAATATTGTAGTAGAGTGATGTCATCCCCtttagttttccttttttttcatggtTATGTAGTGGTTTTCtgagtttgaaattttgagggTTGCTTAAGGCAGATTCACCGACCGAATGGGTTCACTTCATGCGTACTGAACTAGTGCCCTAAAGAACTCTACCCCCTCAACTCCACATTTCTGTCCACCTGCGACACTCGTCTTGTGCTCCATTCCTTGACATGTGCTGCTTACGACTGCCAGAAGGCAGAATATACTACGTCTATCTCCATGTTTTGTCTGAATTTTTTGCCTCAAGACAATTCTTATGCCATTTATGTTGGTTCTAGTTATACAAACTGGTCAAGTTCAATCAGATAACTTTATTGCTTTTAGCATAGAGTATATAAATTATCTCATTCTCATAATGAAAAAATATAAGTTGACATTTTGTCATTTACAGGCCACAAGTTTGTTGTCTGAAATATTTCCAGGAAGCTCCCCAAAAATAGGCCCCGCTTATTGGGATCAGATTCAAGAAGTTGCTATCATATCAGTGATAAAGCGCATCCTTCAGCGGCTGAGTGGCATCTTAGATCTGGTGAGCTCTTATTTTCCTTGGGATCATCTGTAAATTATACAAGGATCATTCTATTGAGCTTGTTCCCCTTCATACTTTTTGGTCTTATCTAGGATGGTCATCCATATCTTCAAGTAGTTTTTACAGAAGTTAGTGCCTCTTTGTCAACTGAATCTAGCAGAGTTGGGCAAAAGCAACGTCCACTTGGACTCCTGCATCAGATGATTGATGATGCCTTCAAAGGAAAGCGGCAGTTCTTGAATGGTAATGCCTAGTTTATTCACTTCAACTGTAAACCTTTGTGGGCTTGATGTTCTAGTGGCTGTGGCACTTCTAAACATTTATATTTCAGGTAAGCTCCACAATGTTGCGAGAGCTATTGTTGATGAGGATTCTGATAAAACTTATTCGAAAGAAGGTGCCAAGTTAGAAAAGAAAGATGTTTTGATATCTGAAAAGGCTGTAGTCCTTGGCTATGGACTCAGAATCCTGAAACAAGCATCTAGAACTGACCCAACGGCTTCAAGTGTTCCTGAAAGCAGTCAAGAACCCAAAGGTTCTACGAACAGATACTTGGGTCCTGTATCTACCAAGCCATCAACATACTTATCAAACTTCATAATATACATTGCTACAATTGGTGATATAGTTGATGGAACTGACACAACTCATGATTTCAACTACTTCTCATTAGTATATGAACGGCCAAAAGATGTAAGCTTCTTCATATTTCAGTTCAAGTCTGCACCCCTTTGTTTGTTACTTCTGAAAATGTGAAATGCACGTCCTTAGAAAGTTTTCCTCTTTAAATGACATTTACTTTCTAATCAGATAATTAGAGTGCCGGTTGTATTTGTAATTACCAAACAAAACGCTAGTTCAGGAAATTCACTCCACCTAGAGGTTTATTTAAgtctgttgaagtataagtggattgcctagccCCTTCCATCAGATcagtcttttggttgcgttggctagcgcatgaagctcttcatggtatcagagccaagaggTCTCGAGTTTGAGAACCGGTTGCCACAATTAAATTGCAGCGCACTTTCGATCCACGTTTAGGCCTGCGGGAGCCACACGTGAGGGGGAGTGtcgaagtataagtggattgcctagctccttccatcagatcggtcttttggttgcgttggctagcgcatgaagctcttcaaGTTGCCCTAGTATAATACACTCTAGTAACTCATTATTTATTACCTACTATGTAAAAAAACTGAGATAGGCAGGAGAAACTGCCTATCTTTGATTTAAAGAAGAGTGGGGGACTCACACCCAAGacctcaacaacaacaaccttGTCCCTTGCCTTATCACTAGGCCTCATGGGTGCCCTCTCATTACATTACCTACTATAAAGGGCCACTTTCTTTTACTTTCTTAATGAGAAAATTAGCTTGGTTCCATTGCTAGGAGGTATATGCTGTAAAATACCATGCATAATGAGGATGATATGTATCCCTGGAACCTTAAGTTTGAATAAACAATAAATACATAGTAGTTATAGCTCACTAGGTATCTGTGGGATTTCTGCTATGAGCTTATGTGGTGAATATTTATAAGCCATGTTAGTCGAACATGGCAATGGCCAGCTCTGACGAGACGACTGCTATGATTTCTCATCCAACCTAAACTTGTATGCATCAACAACAATACCTATAATTTGTTATGGTGTGTATTCTGTGGTTCACTATCCTTTAGAATTTCCTTCGAGAAAAGAGTGGAATATATTGCTGCAGACAACAACTACATCGTCAGTTTGTATGAGGTGAACCACTTTTTAGAACACAGGGTAATTACTGTTCAGTTTTcttattcatttttttaatgtgaATCCAGCAATGGAATATTCTGTGCAGTTAGTTTCTTATGTCTTTCCATACTATTCTTAGTATCACTGCTAATATCTGTTATCGACTTATCCTTACTCCAAAGTTGTTCCAGAATTCCCATGACTCAAATAATGTTTGTTTGTCATGCAGCTTTTGACTCGGTTAGTTTTTGAGCATGGAAGTACTGATGCGGCTGCAAAGGTAGCTGACACAATGGGTGTTGATTTTGTCCACGAGATAATATCAGCCTGCGTGCCACCAGTTCTTCCTCCACGAACAGGACAAGGATGGGCTTGCATTCCTATTTTAACTACCCTTTCTAATATTATTTCGGAAAACAGATCAACAGTCCCAAAGCCCCTCCCTGCTGATCAAGGATGGAGTCCACATGACTCATCATTGTCTTCTCGTCGGGGGCCCCTCTACCCTCTTCAGTTAAATTTAGTGAAGCATTTGGCCCAATTATCATCAGTAAGAGCAGTTTTGGCATGTGTTTTTGGAAGTAGCATACTATCTGGTGACAATGAATCATCTCCTACTTATGTGAAAGATGCAATGCAAGCCCCTGAAGTTGAGAGGTCATTCTATGAATTTGCTCTCGAGCAATCAGAGAGGTAATGAATAGTCATTTTATGCCATCATGTGCCAGCCAACTTCACTTCTTTTAATTATCTAAGTTGTCTGCAGATATCCAACCTTGAACCGGTGGATACAGATGCAGTCTAACCTTCACCGGGTTTGTGAGTCTTCTGTGGCAGTTCAGACTGAAAATGAAGGTGCCTTGTATCAATCCAAAGGAAAATTTTCTATGAAGCGAGCTCGTGAACCTGACAGTGATGCTGAATCTGAGCTTGAAGATGTTGTCATACATGGAAATGCCGCTTCAAGTAGACCAGAATCTCCTAAACGTGATGATGCTAAACTAGAGCCAACAGCTTTTATTTCATTTGACTGGGAGAATGAAGGACCATATGAGAAAGCTGTCGAGAGGTAGCAGGATTTTGCAACTTCCTTGGCCATTTCCTCTGCATATAATGAGAGTTTCTCACTTGCACTTGGGAAGTGATACTGTTGTGATAATTTGCATCTGATAGTTGGGTTTGCTTTGTCTCTTCAGGCTAATTAATGAAGGAAAACTAACTGATGCTCTTGCTGTATCTGACCGCTGTTTGCGCAATGGAGCATCGGATAAATTGCTTCAGTTGCTTATTGATCAAAGGGAAGAAAGAAGTTTAGGCACAGGACAATTCCGCGCATATGGATCTCATATTTTGGGGAGTAATACTTGGCAGTATTGCTTGAGACTGAGAGATAAAAAGCTTGCAGCTCAGCTTGCTCTGAAGTATGTCAAGACatcataagttttttttatcttgcaTAGCTTAGGGATGCTTTCAGTCTTGGTATATTTGATACATTTCCAATTTGAATGCACTACCGTCGCAATATTTTTGTTCTCTTGATAGGCATATTGAGTTATTCAGTGCTTATGAACATTTCTAGGTACCTACACAATTGGGACCTTGATGCTGCAACTAATGTTCTAACTATGTGCATCTGCCACTTACCTGAGAATGATCCGATGCGGAGTAAGGTAGTTTGACTTGCGTCCATTTACATTTGAAGTTCGTACATTATCTTTGAAAGGGCACATTGTATTGTGTATCTGGTCAAGCCATACCTTTGCTCGGTCAAAAACTATGATTTTGTTTATGCATGTCAACTATCACATATTTCCATCCAATATGTAGGGCTTTCTGTCTGGTCTAGCTACCCAATGTTTAAATGAGCAATACTTGCATCAGTGCTTGTATTTGTAGTTTGTACGCCACTGTCATATTATAATGCAATTTCTCAAAACTTAATCTTTTTCGACCTGATCTAGCATTTCTTTGTTTATTACTGCCTCCATTCTAAAATACATGACGTCATAGAAAGTGTGCAGtcattttttcctttgaaaaatgATATGTAAATGAATTTTTGGCTGATCCAATAAATAATACCATTACATCTGtcatgaaaaatatttgtaGTTCTGTAATTCTTGAACTTCTTTTACTTCTAACATATTTGTACGGAAGATAACGACCAAAGTTATATCTCCGGGACTGCCCAATGCCCATATCCAAAACGTCATGTATTTTGGAACAGAGGAGTATGTACAATTCCAGCACCCATgctcgattgctcttcaactcGAACCTAGGGTACCTATTCATAGTTAGATTGGTACATTGTTCTTCCTCAGTATCCATCATTGTGTTTTTGCTTTCTCATTTTGTAACAGGTGCTACACATGAAGCAATCTCTTCAGCGGTATGGTCATATTATGAGTGCTGATGACCATTATGCTACATGGCAAGAGGTAACCTACTGAATGGCGGGTATTTATGATTGGTTCAGGCCAACGCTGCCTCCCACTATTTTCGATTTTGCAACAGCATAAGCTCCAGCTTTGTTCCTTAAAAGTACAAGTGTCACTTCTGAAGTTCATCATGTTTGAACTTGGCTAACTTTAAAATTATTAGGTTGAAGTTGATTGCGAAGATGATCCAGAGGGCTTAGCACTTAGGCTTGCTGCCAAAGGAGCTGTGTCTGCTGCTTTGCAGGTCGCTGAAAGTGCCTCTTTGTCAATTGATCTGCGGAGGGAACTGCAAGGTCGCCAGCTGGTCAAACTTCTAACCACCGATCCACTTAATGGTGGAGGCCCAGCCGCGGCTTCACGATTTCTATCATCCTTACGAGATTCCAATGACGCTCTTCCTGTTGCTATTGGTGCTATGAAGTTATTACCTGACTTGCGCTCAAAGCAGCTCCTAGTATGTTGCCAGATCTGACACACGAGTTACTGTGCCAAAAAGTTCTGACAAGGATAAACGTTGCTGACTAATTGTACTTTTTCAGGTGCACTTTTTTCTCAAACGTACAGTTGGGAATTTGTCCGATGCTGAGATTGCTAGACTTAATTCATGGGCATTAGGTCTCCGTGTTCTTTCCTTATTGCCACTACCGTCACAACAGCGATGCTCTTCTCTGCATGAACATCCTCAGTTGATTCTGGAAGTACTACTGATGATGAAGCAACTACAGTCCGCTTCTTTGGTAATCTCAGCTAATTTTGTACATGTTGACTCTCATCCTTGAAAATCTTGGGAGAACAAATAATTATCTCCTCTCCGTAATAACCTCCTTACAGCTGCTGCTATACTTGTATTTTGTCTATGCTCACATGTTTAACCTAGTGTTCTAATGGAAATTTTCTTCTTTGCGACTCCAGGTTTTGAAAGAATTTCCATCCCTAAGGGATGACAAATTGATTCTTTCTTATGCTACAAAAGCAATCTCAGTCAATGTTAATTCTACCATTAGGGAACCTCGACTAGCCATCTCTGGGTCaagagcaaaacaaaaaaaggctGCCGCGCCAGCTAAAACAAATTTTGTGCAAAGTTTTGGTAACTTTCAGAGAGAGGCACGCAAAGCATTCTCATGGGTGCCCCGTGATGGTGGCACCAAAACTCCCCCAAAAGACATTCCCCGGAAAAGAAAGAGTTCAGGCTCAGGAGGTGATAGATCCTCTTGGGAAGCGATGCCTGGTGTACAGGAGGAGCGGACTCCTGTATACCCTTCTGAGGGACAAGATAGAATTCCTTTTGTTTCTGCTCCTGAGGAGTGGGTGCTTACTGGAGACCCTGATAGGGATAATACAACTCGTTCTTGTCATAGATATGAATCCTCTCCGGATATCACCCTATTCAAGGTGTGTCATTTGTGCAGTATCTGCAGTGCATCAGGCTTATCTTTCTGCAGTGCTACTGATTTCGATATTCTTATCCTACATTGTTCTGAATTCACAGTAGTTACTTCATGCGCAACATGAGGGCTTAGTTAGCTGGCTGCTTGGCATTATGCTGGACCTATCCTTCTTTCTTGATAGGTTACATTTTTAGGCAGTTAAATTTTAATGTTGACAAAGTGAACTTTGTGTTTGGTCAATGTTCGTTCATGCTTATATTGTTTGTGGTTGTCTTTAGTTATGTTATATTCCTgataaaatatttttattttagttaTCCTAAGATTTGTATTGCGTAGAGAAATATGAATTTGATGGAAGTGATACTGTCGTAGAAAAGTAGAAGTCGTCATAAGCATTAAAACATTAAACTTGAACTCACTTTTAGTTGAAGTAGGTTTAGTCATGTTCAGTCATGTGTTACTAATTTCTAAATGCTGTTCTTATTAGCTAATTCAGAATTTATTACTTTAATTTTGTTACATTTGTAGTTTCCTATTAAATTTTGTGGTTTCTCAAAGAGTGGGCTAAGTATTGGTCTTTTCAGCCTTATGAACTGGAAGGGACTTATGTATTAGCTGGTCCTTGTAATTCATTAATATGCAACAAAGGAGGATAGAGTTGAAATGAATCTTGACCGCCGAGTTTAATTACCAGCAAATAATTGAATACCGCTAGTGCTTGGAAATGAACTTAGAATTTACACTCCTTTTGTTAGTGAGATGTAAACAAGGCAAGATAGTGActgtacatgtaatatttttgaAGTTTTAGTTTGACCTTTTACTTTTATAATGATTCTCTTATCCACATGGACTGTTTTATGTCTGTCTTACAACGGGACTTATGTTTGTTAGACAACATAACTGAGTGATCTCTCTATACTTCATTTTTCTGACATGTTGGCAAATTTAGTAAAGAAGAGTATGTATcaaatattccctccgtcccaaaataagtgacgtggatttgtatagattcttatgcaaatccaagtcacttatttcaggacggagggagtacttttttacTAGCAAATCTTATACTTCAATTTATGAATTGCACATAAGTCATAGTTTCAACTTTCTGTGTCCATTTCTGTTCATGTGAAACCTCCATGTATCAATTTCTAGGCATTGCTTTCACTGTGCAACGATGAATCAGTAGCTGGAAAAGGGGCACTTGAACTGTGTATTAGTCAGATGAAAGTTGTACTAAGCTCCCTACAATTGCCTCTTAATGCATCTATGGACAACATAGCCCGGGCTTATCATGCGACGGAAACTTATGTGCAGGTATGGAAAAGGACTAGCAGTATGGTACTTTTGAGTATGATAACTTGCGAAATTAACAGTAATGTCATTTCATCAGGCACTCTCTTATGCAAAAAATCTACTAAAAAGGATCGTGGGAAATAGTGATTTTTCAAGTGGCTCTGAAAGAAGTAGAGATGCTGACGATGTTTCTGTGGACGCTAGCAGTTCTGGCACTGGGAGCCAATACCAAGATGAGCTTTCTGATCTTCTGGCTCAAGCAGATACGTGGTTAGGGCGTGCAGAACTTCTTCAAAGCCTGCTGGGATCAGGTATTATTGCCTCACTTGATGATATCGCGAACAAAGAATCTTCAACTAGTCTACGTGACAGGCTAGTTGACGATGAGCGATACAGCATGGCTGTATATACTTGTAAGAAGTGCAAGGTACTGAATGTTACAACTTTTTTCTGGTCTCTACTTCATACTTCATAAAAGATGACAAGGTAATTTAATGATGTGATCAATTTCAGATTGATGCTTTCCCAGTGTGGGTTGCATGGGGCCATGCTTTAGTTCGAATGGAACACTATGCTCAAGCCCGTGTGAAATTTAAGTAAGGGAAAGCTCTTCTTTGTTTAAAAGTACACATTTTCTTTGtgagaaaacaaatgaaaaattaATAATTGTTTCTGGTCATTTAGTTCTTCTAAGTTTCTTATCTTGAAGTGATCTTGCACTGGTTGTTAATCTCTATACGGGTCTCAGATGGAATGTTATCGCCCTCTAgaattttctctttcttttagaGAACGTGTAGTATGTTCTCTTAGTATGACTGTACAAGGATGTGCAAAGCCCAAtggtttaaaaaataaataaacataaaagtacatatttattttctgCCATAATCTTTCAGCATTAAAAGATGACGAAGTTGGTCAATATTACTCGATCCATCATGAATATAAGCAGGCATAAGTATTGTTACATCCAGACTGTCAGATGGGATGTTGCAAAAGCTGATGTCGAGTACACCGACTCTTTGCTATATGCTAGCTTGATTATTTCTGTTTATTTGTCAATCAAGGTGACCTTTTCTGTCGTATAAGCTTCACGTTTGTTGCACTTGTTCCCCAGGCAAGCTCTTCAACAGTACAAAG
The Brachypodium distachyon strain Bd21 chromosome 2, Brachypodium_distachyon_v3.0, whole genome shotgun sequence genome window above contains:
- the LOC100832771 gene encoding protein DDB_G0276689 isoform X4, whose protein sequence is MSVNSGHPWSLRNSLLFSQQEKDSDVSAETLDPFVENMILERLAVQTPMRVLFDVVPGIKFQDAIELIGMQPLSSTTAASKRMHDIELMHMRYALQSVAFALGEMEKCAGHGNEHHYQMALSYLKEMQNFMDAIKNTPRKIFMVGIVLSLLHMDDSIKLSQAAPSDSSVRHDYYDSITEPEGKNMVISFVGLLLDILRHNVQLKGSGIDQLSSTGPLPAGRQALEWRLKHAKHSIEDLDWRLSVLQRLPPLSGQQWSWKEALVVLRAAPSKLLNVCMQRANYGIGEEAVQRFSLPAEDKASLELAEWVAGAYNRALVEDAVNRATDNTSAAQESDILSFRAQLGPLTTILLCIDVAATSARSGEMCRFLLDEATSLLSEIFPGSSPKIGPAYWDQIQEVAIISVIKRILQRLSGILDLDGHPYLQVVFTEVSASLSTESSRVGQKQRPLGLLHQMIDDAFKGKRQFLNGKLHNVARAIVDEDSDKTYSKEGAKLEKKDVLISEKAVVLGYGLRILKQASRTDPTASSVPESSQEPKGSTNRYLGPVSTKPSTYLSNFIIYIATIGDIVDGTDTTHDFNYFSLVYERPKDLLTRLVFEHGSTDAAAKVADTMGVDFVHEIISACVPPVLPPRTGQGWACIPILTTLSNIISENRSTVPKPLPADQGWSPHDSSLSSRRGPLYPLQLNLVKHLAQLSSVRAVLACVFGSSILSGDNESSPTYVKDAMQAPEVERSFYEFALEQSERYPTLNRWIQMQSNLHRVCESSVAVQTENEGALYQSKGKFSMKRAREPDSDAESELEDVVIHGNAASSRPESPKRDDAKLEPTAFISFDWENEGPYEKAVERLINEGKLTDALAVSDRCLRNGASDKLLQLLIDQREERSLGTGQFRAYGSHILGSNTWQYCLRLRDKKLAAQLALKYLHNWDLDAATNVLTMCICHLPENDPMRSKITTKVISPGLPNAHIQNVMYFGTEEYVQFQHPCSIALQLEPRVLHMKQSLQRYGHIMSADDHYATWQEVEVDCEDDPEGLALRLAAKGAVSAALQVAESASLSIDLRRELQGRQLVKLLTTDPLNGGGPAAASRFLSSLRDSNDALPVAIGAMKLLPDLRSKQLLVHFFLKRTVGNLSDAEIARLNSWALGLRVLSLLPLPSQQRCSSLHEHPQLILEVLLMMKQLQSASLVLKEFPSLRDDKLILSYATKAISVNVNSTIREPRLAISGSRAKQKKAAAPAKTNFVQSFGNFQREARKAFSWVPRDGGTKTPPKDIPRKRKSSGSGGDRSSWEAMPGVQEERTPVYPSEGQDRIPFVSAPEEWVLTGDPDRDNTTRSCHRYESSPDITLFKALLSLCNDESVAGKGALELCISQMKVVLSSLQLPLNASMDNIARAYHATETYVQALSYAKNLLKRIVGNSDFSSGSERSRDADDVSVDASSSGTGSQYQDELSDLLAQADTWLGRAELLQSLLGSGIIASLDDIANKESSTSLRDRLVDDERYSMAVYTCKKCKIDAFPVWVAWGHALVRMEHYAQARVKFKQALQQYKGDAPAVVLDIINTIEGGPPVDVSSVRSMYEHLAKSAATIFDDSLSADSYLNVLYMPSTFPRSERSRQSRDSADSQFSSASSYLEDGPRSNLDSVRYAECIHYLQEYARPQMLAFMFRHGHYADACSLFFPSNQPTAEGETSLSSNLRSDPLTTEYGTIDDLCDLCLGYGAMSILEDTILAITQSPSYRDTTVIQYMNAVLTRICNYCETHRHFNYLYNFLVLKGDHVASGLCCIQLFVNSMSQEESLKHLGHAKTHFEEALSVRDRTIEATKLVSRTARNKSASEKLTREMIMKFSTRVSYQMDVVKALNSVDGPQWKTSLFGNPTDPETLRRRCMVVETLAEKHFDLAFRMLHEFDLPVVDIYAGVAASLAERKKGGQLTEFLKNIRGTIEDDEWDQVLGASINVYANKHKERPDRLIDMLISNHRKVLACVVCGRLKSAFQIASRSGSVADVQYVAHQALHANALPVLDMCKQWLAQYM
- the LOC100832771 gene encoding protein DDB_G0276689 isoform X5 — protein: MQPLSSTTAASKRMHDIELMHMRYALQSVAFALGEMEKCAGHGNEHHYQMALSYLKEMQNFMDAIKNTPRKIFMVGIVLSLLHMDDSIKLSQAAPSDSSVRHDYYDSITEPEGKNMVISFVGLLLDILRHNVQLKGSGIDQLSSTGPLPAGRQALEWRLKHAKHSIEDLDWRLSVLQRLPPLSGQQWSWKEALVVLRAAPSKLLNVCMQRANYGIGEEAVQRFSLPAEDKASLELAEWVAGAYNRALVEDAVNRATDNTSAAQESDILSFRAQLGPLTTILLCIDVAATSARSGEMCRFLLDEATSLLSEIFPGSSPKIGPAYWDQIQEVAIISVIKRILQRLSGILDLDGHPYLQVVFTEVSASLSTESSRVGQKQRPLGLLHQMIDDAFKGKRQFLNGKLHNVARAIVDEDSDKTYSKEGAKLEKKDVLISEKAVVLGYGLRILKQASRTDPTASSVPESSQEPKGSTNRYLGPVSTKPSTYLSNFIIYIATIGDIVDGTDTTHDFNYFSLVYERPKDLLTRLVFEHGSTDAAAKVADTMGVDFVHEIISACVPPVLPPRTGQGWACIPILTTLSNIISENRSTVPKPLPADQGWSPHDSSLSSRRGPLYPLQLNLVKHLAQLSSVRAVLACVFGSSILSGDNESSPTYVKDAMQAPEVERSFYEFALEQSERYPTLNRWIQMQSNLHRVCESSVAVQTENEGALYQSKGKFSMKRAREPDSDAESELEDVVIHGNAASSRPESPKRDDAKLEPTAFISFDWENEGPYEKAVERLINEGKLTDALAVSDRCLRNGASDKLLQLLIDQREERSLGTGQFRAYGSHILGSNTWQYCLRLRDKKLAAQLALKYLHNWDLDAATNVLTMCICHLPENDPMRSKITTKVISPGLPNAHIQNVMYFGTEEYVQFQHPCSIALQLEPRVLHMKQSLQRYGHIMSADDHYATWQEVEVDCEDDPEGLALRLAAKGAVSAALQVAESASLSIDLRRELQGRQLVKLLTTDPLNGGGPAAASRFLSSLRDSNDALPVAIGAMKLLPDLRSKQLLVHFFLKRTVGNLSDAEIARLNSWALGLRVLSLLPLPSQQRCSSLHEHPQLILEVLLMMKQLQSASLVLKEFPSLRDDKLILSYATKAISVNVNSTIREPRLAISGSRAKQKKAAAPAKTNFVQSFGNFQREARKAFSWVPRDGGTKTPPKDIPRKRKSSGSGGDRSSWEAMPGVQEERTPVYPSEGQDRIPFVSAPEEWVLTGDPDRDNTTRSCHRYESSPDITLFKALLSLCNDESVAGKGALELCISQMKVVLSSLQLPLNASMDNIARAYHATETYVQALSYAKNLLKRIVGNSDFSSGSERSRDADDVSVDASSSGTGSQYQDELSDLLAQADTWLGRAELLQSLLGSGIIASLDDIANKESSTSLRDRLVDDERYSMAVYTCKKCKIDAFPVWVAWGHALVRMEHYAQARVKFKQALQQYKGDAPAVVLDIINTIEGGPPVDVSSVRSMYEHLAKSAATIFDDSLSADSYLNVLYMPSTFPRSERSRQSRDSADSQFSSASSYLEDGPRSNLDSVRYAECIHYLQEYARPQMLAFMFRHGHYADACSLFFPSNQPTAEGETSLSSNLRSDPLTTEYGTIDDLCDLCLGYGAMSILEDTILAITQSPSYRDTTVIQYMNAVLTRICNYCETHRHFNYLYNFLVLKGDHVASGLCCIQLFVNSMSQEESLKHLGHAKTHFEEALSVRDRTIEATKLVSRTARNKSASEKLTREMIMKFSTRVSYQMDVVKALNSVDGPQWKTSLFGNPTDPETLRRRCMVVETLAEKHFDLAFRMLHEFDLPVVDIYAGVAASLAERKKGGQLTEFLKNIRGTIEDDEWDQVLGASINVYANKHKERPDRLIDMLISNHRKVLACVVCGRLKSAFQIASRSGSVADVQYVAHQALHANALPVLDMCKQWLAQYM